The following DNA comes from Mycobacterium sp. MS1601.
GCATCTGTCGATTGAAGCACTACTCCTGCAAGGTAATTCACGAAAGGAACACCGATGTCCGGAAATCGCGTAGTTGTCTACAAGGGGCCAGGTCAGGTCGCCGTCGAAGCCATCGACTATCCGAAGCTGGAGCTTCCCGAGGACGTGGTGAACGGGCTCGGTATCAAGAAGAAGGCGCCGCACGCCGCGATCCTGAAGGTGGTGTCCACCAACATCTGCGGAAGCGACCAGCACATGGTTCGCGGCCGCACCACCGCACCCGTCGGGCAGACGTTGGGCCATGAGATCACCGGCGAGGTGATCGAGACCGGCGACGACGTGTTGTTCCTAAAGCAAGGAGATATCGTCTCGGTTCCGTTCAACATCGCCTGCGGGCGCTGCCGGGCGTGCAACGAGGGTAAGACCGGAATCTGCTTCAACGTGAACCCGGCCCGCCCCGGCGCTGCATATGGCTACGTAGACATGGGCGGGTGGATCGGCGGCCAGGCCGAATACGTGATGGTGCCGTTCGCCGACTTCAACCTGCTGAAGTTCCCGGATCGCGACGCCGCCTTGGAGAAGATCCTGGACCTGACGATGCTCTCGGACATTTTCCCCACCGGGTACCACGGCGCCTACACCGCCGGCGTCACCACGGGGTCCACGGTGTACGTGGCGGGTGCGGGTCCGGTCGGTCTGGCCGCGGCCTACTCTGCGCAGCTGCTCGGAGCCTCCGTGGTGATCGTGGGCGACATGATTCCCGAGCGGCTGGCGCAGGCTCGCAGCTTCGGCTGCGAAACGGTGGACCTGCGAGAGTCGGGGGAGCTGGACGAGAAAATCGAGCAGATCGTCGGCGAGCCCGTGGTGGATGCGGCGGTGGACGCGGTGGGCTTCGAGGCACGCGGGCACGGCGAAGGGGCGGCCGAGCAGCCTGCCACCGTGCTCAACGACATCATGACCATCGCGAGAGCGGGGGCGTCTTTGGGTATCCCAGGCCTGTACGTCACCGGCGATCCTGGTGGAGTCGAC
Coding sequences within:
- the fdhA gene encoding formaldehyde dehydrogenase, glutathione-independent is translated as MSGNRVVVYKGPGQVAVEAIDYPKLELPEDVVNGLGIKKKAPHAAILKVVSTNICGSDQHMVRGRTTAPVGQTLGHEITGEVIETGDDVLFLKQGDIVSVPFNIACGRCRACNEGKTGICFNVNPARPGAAYGYVDMGGWIGGQAEYVMVPFADFNLLKFPDRDAALEKILDLTMLSDIFPTGYHGAYTAGVTTGSTVYVAGAGPVGLAAAYSAQLLGASVVIVGDMIPERLAQARSFGCETVDLRESGELDEKIEQIVGEPVVDAAVDAVGFEARGHGEGAAEQPATVLNDIMTIARAGASLGIPGLYVTGDPGGVDKNAQIGQLGVRIGLGWAKSHSFATGQCPVKKYNRQLANLILSGKAHIAKAVNATPIPLDEAPQGYAQFDKGAATKYVLNPNGFIAA